A DNA window from Ranitomeya imitator isolate aRanImi1 chromosome 2, aRanImi1.pri, whole genome shotgun sequence contains the following coding sequences:
- the SNRPD2 gene encoding small nuclear ribonucleoprotein Sm D2 has product MSLLNKPKSEMTPDELQKREEEEFNTGPLSVLTQSVKNNTQVLINCRNNKKLLGRVKAFDRHCNMVLENVKEMWTEVPKSGKGKKKSKPVNKDRYISKMFLRGDSVIVVLRNPLLAGK; this is encoded by the exons GAGTCTCCTAAACAAGCCGAAGAGTGAGATGACCCCTGATGAGCTGCAGAAGCGGGAGGAGGAAGAGTTTAACACGGGGCCCCTGTCGGTGCTCACACAGTCTGTGAAGAACAACACCCAGGTGCTCATCAACTGCAGGAACAACAAGAAGCTGCTGGGGAGGGTGAAGGCCTTTGACAG GCACTGTAACATGGTCCTAGAAAATGTTAAGGAAATGTGGACCGAGGTCCCTAAGAGCGGCAAGGGAAAGAAGAAATCCAAGCCAGTCAACAAGGACAGATACATCTCCAAGATGTTTCTGCGAGGAGACAGCGTCATAGTGGTGCTCAGGAACCCGCTGCTGGCTGGAAAGTGA